From Synchiropus splendidus isolate RoL2022-P1 chromosome 10, RoL_Sspl_1.0, whole genome shotgun sequence, the proteins below share one genomic window:
- the nmi gene encoding N-myc-interactor isoform X2 — MVEKADDQKGCTLLEKYDEEDAKANAQRRMLSLANEQEGRQRAFAEEMKTVQDKVLDMSKVKLEMENELKRLHDELESKKAEAAKLKQKFEIDATIPHREVKFTGPHLYEGVDNYRSIRGVFAISQTPTLLLTGGQAVIAFEDETVASQILKLAKCSVACEQTVLTVKPKRICLNPTVLFEIHLEVPKNELKVTDIPAVTSEERTKTSLELSFCRASTGGGEVERVEYDATDGSAVITFLHTGVAENLVQRGKYNVNLNKQVAVKVEPIYKYKLLQFQTFCGTSKRTVLIDDIEDDEDVEDLLDYLEIHFQKPSNYGGEIECIKYIPGQKAQQAFFQLNSTAPQK; from the exons ATGGTGGAAAAGGCAGATGACCAAAAGGGCTGCACGCTGTTGGAAAAATACGACGAAGAGGACGCGAAAGCCAATGCCCAGCGGAGAATGCTTTCCTTAGCCAATGAACAGGAAGGGCGCCAGAGAGCGTTTGCTGAGGAAATGAAAACTGTTCAG GACAAAGTCCTGGACATGAGCAAAGTCAAACTGGAAATGGAGAATGAATTGAAGAGACTGCATGATGAGCTGGAATCCAAGAAAGCGGAGGCTGCCAAACTGAAGCAGAAATTTGAG ATTGATGCTACCATTCCGCACAGAGAGGTCAAATTTACCGGACCACATTTGTACGAGGGAGTGGATAACTACAGATCCATCAGAGGAGTATTTGCCATCAGCCAGACACCAACTCTACTGCTTACTGGAGGACAAGCAGTCATCGCCTTCGAGGATGAGACAG TGGCTTCTCAGATCCTGAAGCTAGCCAAGTGCTCTGTGGCCTGTGAGCAGACCGTTTTGACTGTGAAGCCAAAGAGAATATGCTTGAACCCCACTGTTCTGTTTGAG ATCCACCTTGAGGTTCCTAAAAATGAGCTGAAGGTCACCGACATCCCTGCAGTCACGTCTGAAGAGAGGACCAAGACCAGTCTGGAGCTGAGCTTCTGCCGTGCGAGCACcggaggaggagaggttgagAGAGTGGAGTATGATGCCACCGACGGGAGTGCTGTCATCACCTTTCTGCACACTGGCG TGGCAGAAAATCTTGTTCAGAGAGGGAAGTACAATGTGAACCTCAACAAACAAGTTGCAGTGAAGGTTGAGCCCATTTACAAATACAAGCTGCTTCAGTTTCAG ACCTTCTGCGGGACCTCAAAGCGAACAGTACTCATAGATGACATAGAAGACGATGAAGATGTGGAGGACCTTTTGGACTACCTTGAGATCCACTTTCAGAAGCCCAGCAACTATGGTGGTGAAATTGAATGCATCAAGTACATCCCTGGCCAGAAGGCTCAACAGGCCTTCTTTCAACTGAACAGCACGGCCCCCCAAAAGTGA
- the nmi gene encoding N-myc-interactor isoform X1: MNSNESITTDTGLELVNPLERLKEEVASLKKMVEKADDQKGCTLLEKYDEEDAKANAQRRMLSLANEQEGRQRAFAEEMKTVQDKVLDMSKVKLEMENELKRLHDELESKKAEAAKLKQKFEIDATIPHREVKFTGPHLYEGVDNYRSIRGVFAISQTPTLLLTGGQAVIAFEDETVASQILKLAKCSVACEQTVLTVKPKRICLNPTVLFEIHLEVPKNELKVTDIPAVTSEERTKTSLELSFCRASTGGGEVERVEYDATDGSAVITFLHTGVAENLVQRGKYNVNLNKQVAVKVEPIYKYKLLQFQTFCGTSKRTVLIDDIEDDEDVEDLLDYLEIHFQKPSNYGGEIECIKYIPGQKAQQAFFQLNSTAPQK, encoded by the exons ATGAATAGTAACGAGTCTATCACAACTGACACTGGACTGGAGCTCGTCAATCCGCTGGAGCGATTGAAGGAGGAAGTGGCCTCATTGAAG AAAATGGTGGAAAAGGCAGATGACCAAAAGGGCTGCACGCTGTTGGAAAAATACGACGAAGAGGACGCGAAAGCCAATGCCCAGCGGAGAATGCTTTCCTTAGCCAATGAACAGGAAGGGCGCCAGAGAGCGTTTGCTGAGGAAATGAAAACTGTTCAG GACAAAGTCCTGGACATGAGCAAAGTCAAACTGGAAATGGAGAATGAATTGAAGAGACTGCATGATGAGCTGGAATCCAAGAAAGCGGAGGCTGCCAAACTGAAGCAGAAATTTGAG ATTGATGCTACCATTCCGCACAGAGAGGTCAAATTTACCGGACCACATTTGTACGAGGGAGTGGATAACTACAGATCCATCAGAGGAGTATTTGCCATCAGCCAGACACCAACTCTACTGCTTACTGGAGGACAAGCAGTCATCGCCTTCGAGGATGAGACAG TGGCTTCTCAGATCCTGAAGCTAGCCAAGTGCTCTGTGGCCTGTGAGCAGACCGTTTTGACTGTGAAGCCAAAGAGAATATGCTTGAACCCCACTGTTCTGTTTGAG ATCCACCTTGAGGTTCCTAAAAATGAGCTGAAGGTCACCGACATCCCTGCAGTCACGTCTGAAGAGAGGACCAAGACCAGTCTGGAGCTGAGCTTCTGCCGTGCGAGCACcggaggaggagaggttgagAGAGTGGAGTATGATGCCACCGACGGGAGTGCTGTCATCACCTTTCTGCACACTGGCG TGGCAGAAAATCTTGTTCAGAGAGGGAAGTACAATGTGAACCTCAACAAACAAGTTGCAGTGAAGGTTGAGCCCATTTACAAATACAAGCTGCTTCAGTTTCAG ACCTTCTGCGGGACCTCAAAGCGAACAGTACTCATAGATGACATAGAAGACGATGAAGATGTGGAGGACCTTTTGGACTACCTTGAGATCCACTTTCAGAAGCCCAGCAACTATGGTGGTGAAATTGAATGCATCAAGTACATCCCTGGCCAGAAGGCTCAACAGGCCTTCTTTCAACTGAACAGCACGGCCCCCCAAAAGTGA